A region of Nostoc sp. 'Peltigera membranacea cyanobiont' N6 DNA encodes the following proteins:
- a CDS encoding transposase, producing the protein MTKPADVSTKKLISLAPNNWARWVTQIPDVVAGEILNSEFQWISRESDVLIRVSSPQHGEFLLLNELQLRYQSQMPRRMRAYAALAEEKYNLPTYPVLINILKTGNNEIPTSFTSNIAGLRAIQDYRVINLWEIDVNIAFQQPLPSLLPFVPILKGGENESIIREALRILRADEQLNQLETVLAFFATFVLENTLVQEIMRWDMTVLRESPWYQEILREGEARGEERGEARGELQGILSAIEINLELKFGDRGLNLMPQINQIQDLERFKTILRNIVTANTIEELQQIL; encoded by the coding sequence ATGACGAAGCCTGCTGATGTTAGTACCAAAAAATTAATCAGTCTCGCACCCAATAACTGGGCAAGATGGGTAACGCAAATTCCTGATGTTGTTGCTGGGGAAATTCTCAATAGTGAATTTCAGTGGATTAGTCGGGAAAGTGATGTTTTAATCCGTGTCAGTAGTCCCCAACATGGAGAATTTTTGCTTCTCAATGAATTGCAATTACGCTATCAATCCCAAATGCCACGTCGGATGCGTGCTTATGCTGCACTTGCGGAAGAAAAATATAACTTACCAACATACCCTGTCCTCATCAATATTCTGAAAACTGGTAACAACGAAATACCCACAAGCTTTACATCAAATATTGCCGGATTACGGGCAATACAAGATTATCGGGTGATTAATCTGTGGGAAATTGATGTCAATATTGCTTTTCAACAACCTTTACCATCTTTACTGCCATTTGTACCCATTCTTAAAGGTGGTGAAAATGAATCTATTATTAGAGAAGCATTGCGAATTCTCCGTGCTGATGAACAACTAAACCAACTGGAAACAGTTCTAGCTTTTTTTGCTACGTTTGTTTTAGAGAATACACTCGTTCAAGAAATCATGAGGTGGGATATGACTGTATTACGTGAGTCACCTTGGTATCAAGAAATTTTACGCGAAGGGGAAGCACGCGGAGAAGAACGCGGGGAAGCACGCGGGGAACTGCAAGGAATACTTTCTGCGATTGAAATTAATTTAGAGTTGAAATTTGGCGATCGCGGCTTAAACTTAATGCCACAAATTAACCAGATTCAGGATTTAGAGCGTTTTAAGACAATTTTACGGAATATTGTCACTGCAAATACTATTGAGGAATTGCAACAAATTTTGTAA
- a CDS encoding DUF4351 domain-containing protein, with translation MGKAADIGSKRLINLAPDAWLQWVTQRPEVVAKEILGSEFHWISRETDVLVKAYSATHGDFLVLNELQLRYTTQIPLRMRAYAALAQERYRLPTYPVLVNILPPPPTLTIVNSYEQEFLGLRAIQDYRVINLWEIDAEIVFQQPLPSLLPFVPILRGGGEVSVVQRALQALRADAQLNELESLLAFFASFVLDTPLVQQIMRWDMAVLRESPWYHEIEQKGIQEGARRQLIRVLEQRFGEISHEVEVRLEGKNVEQLEILMDSAIAVNSLDEFVQILST, from the coding sequence CAACGTCCTGAAGTCGTGGCGAAAGAAATTCTTGGCTCTGAATTTCACTGGATTAGCCGCGAAACAGATGTGTTGGTGAAGGCATACAGTGCCACTCACGGAGATTTTCTAGTACTAAATGAACTACAACTGCGTTACACAACACAGATACCTCTAAGGATGAGAGCTTATGCAGCCCTAGCACAAGAACGCTACCGATTACCAACTTACCCAGTACTCGTTAATATTTTACCGCCTCCACCCACCTTAACTATTGTCAATAGTTACGAACAGGAATTTTTGGGATTACGTGCCATCCAAGATTATCGCGTGATTAATTTGTGGGAAATCGATGCTGAAATAGTGTTTCAGCAACCACTACCATCGTTGTTACCCTTTGTGCCAATCCTGCGAGGAGGGGGAGAGGTATCAGTTGTGCAACGCGCACTACAGGCGCTAAGAGCAGATGCACAGTTGAACGAATTAGAATCATTGCTGGCATTTTTTGCTAGCTTTGTCTTAGACACGCCTTTAGTGCAACAAATCATGAGGTGGGATATGGCAGTATTGCGAGAATCGCCTTGGTATCACGAGATTGAGCAAAAAGGTATTCAAGAGGGGGCGCGACGGCAGTTAATCCGAGTATTAGAACAACGCTTTGGCGAAATTTCCCATGAGGTAGAAGTAAGGCTTGAGGGCAAGAATGTGGAACAATTAGAAATTTTAATGGATAGCGCGATCGCAGTAAATTCTTTAGACGAATTTGTGCAAATTTTGTCTACATGA